The following coding sequences lie in one Paenibacillus durus ATCC 35681 genomic window:
- a CDS encoding Gfo/Idh/MocA family protein, with amino-acid sequence MNVAVLGTGFGAYHAKLLKSMDVCGRVVVFGRNDAKLAQLEKELNVEIARDMDGILRDPDIDVIDLCLPTSLHCEVAVKALEHGKHVFCETPVCCSVEEAAAMLDAERSSGKRVLVNRFIHFDPAYAYLRESCLKGTYGKLLSLTLKRETPPLWGDLGLESLPVNLMIHELDFINGIMDCPELISAWGAEYRDKRQANVRAFFREGSTFAEIISSSGMPNGYPFTVGYEAYFESAKLVFHESDRDGAAEPVLIKHSASGGQRLVLEEVNPYAKSLEHALQSFGQKPDSLLSLEKAAKSLATALEIRRKIKQK; translated from the coding sequence ATGAATGTAGCTGTACTCGGAACAGGATTTGGAGCGTATCATGCCAAGCTGCTGAAATCAATGGATGTGTGTGGACGGGTGGTCGTGTTCGGCAGGAACGATGCTAAGCTGGCGCAATTGGAGAAGGAGCTAAATGTAGAGATTGCCCGGGATATGGATGGAATTTTGCGCGATCCGGACATTGATGTCATCGACCTGTGCCTTCCGACCTCTCTTCACTGCGAGGTTGCGGTCAAGGCGCTTGAGCATGGAAAGCATGTGTTCTGCGAAACGCCCGTATGCTGCTCTGTGGAAGAGGCTGCGGCCATGCTGGATGCGGAAAGAAGCTCCGGCAAAAGAGTCCTCGTTAACCGGTTTATCCATTTTGACCCGGCTTACGCCTATTTGCGCGAATCCTGCCTGAAGGGTACATACGGCAAGCTGCTGTCTCTCACTTTAAAAAGGGAAACGCCGCCGCTCTGGGGCGATCTCGGCTTGGAATCTCTCCCCGTCAATCTGATGATTCACGAGTTGGATTTTATTAACGGAATTATGGATTGTCCGGAGCTTATCTCCGCCTGGGGAGCGGAATACAGGGATAAGCGGCAGGCAAACGTACGGGCGTTCTTCCGGGAGGGAAGTACTTTTGCAGAAATTATTTCTTCCTCTGGGATGCCTAACGGATATCCCTTTACGGTAGGTTATGAAGCGTATTTCGAGTCCGCCAAGCTGGTCTTTCATGAGAGCGACCGGGACGGTGCAGCAGAGCCGGTCCTGATTAAACATTCCGCTTCCGGTGGACAGCGCCTTGTTCTGGAAGAGGTCAACCCTTACGCCAAAAGCCTTGAGCACGCGCTGCAAAGCTTCGGGCAGAAGCCCGATTCGCTCCTTTCCTTGGAGAAGGCCGCCAAGTCTCTGGCAACCGCGCTGGAAATCCGGCGGAAAATAAAACAAAAGTAG